AGGAGTTGATGATGAAAGACATTGAGCATGTCGCCTTGAACCTATTGGATAGGTCCGGATTATTCGCGATAAGCAGGTGCTGCTGGACAGCGATCTTGCGATTCTTTATGGGGTTGAAACCAAGCGTATCAACGAACAGGTAAAGCGTAATATTGAGCGCTTTCCAGCAGAGTTTTGTTTTCAACTAGACAAACTGGAGTTTGAAAATTGGAAGTCGCAATTTGCGACTTCCAATTCAGACAAGATGGGATTGCGAAAGGCGCCCTTCGCCTTCACCGAGCAGGGGGTGGCAATGCTTTCTGCCGTACTGCATAGCGAAAAAGCCATAAGGGTCAGCATAGACATTATGAAGGCATTCGTTGCGATGCGACACTACATGATGCTGAATGGTGGTTTCGTTAATCGCCTTGCCAATGTGGAAAGTAAAGTAATCGATCAGGATGCGCGGTTGCTCGATCACGAACACAAATTTGATACCATTTTTGAGGCGATGGACCGCGGCGAGCTCAAAACCAAGGGCATTTTCTACGAAAGTCAGGAGTTTGACGCCTATGCTTTTGCGTGCGGCTTAATCCGCCAGGCGCAAAAAAACATTGTGCTTGTGGACAATTATGTGGATGAAACGACTCTTTTGATGATGCTCAAGAGGAAAAAGGGCGTCTCGGTGACGATTTATACCTACAACAAGAGCAAAATTTTTGAGCTAGACCTCCAGAAATACAATGCGCAGTATGCCGACTGCCCCATAACAATTCTTCCAAATACAAATACTCACGATCGCTTTCTGTTTATAGACGAAACTTCGTATCACTTTGGAGCGTCTCTAAAGGACTTGGGGAAGAAAACGTTCTTCTGTAGCAAAGAAGACTTCACCTTGGAAGAGGTACTGAAAGAAACGCAAAACAAAAGAATCCGCTAAAAAATCCCCGCTCCGAAGAGCGAGGATTTTTGCTATGACAATTTGGCTCTAGATTCTATCGCCTCTTCGAGGCTCCAGAATGACAACCTGGCTTACTTCTTTTCGTAAATCTGGTCGAAGACGCCTCCGTTGGAGAAGTGCGTTCCCTGTGCCTTGTCCCAACCGCCGAAGTGCTCGATAGAAATCAAGTTCACGTTCTGGTCGAATTCCTTGTACTGGTCGAGAATGGCCTTGTTGGAGGGGCGGTAATGGTTCTTTGCGGCAATGTGCTGGCCGTCGTCGCTGTAGAGGTAGTTCAAGTACTCGGTGGCAAGTTCGCGGGTGCCGCGCTTGTCGACCACCTTGTCCACGATGGCAACGGAAGGTTCAGCCAGAATGCTGATGCTCGGGATTACGATTTCGTAGTCGTTCGGGTAGTCCTTGAGAGCGAGGAAGGCTTCGTTTTCCCATGCGAGAAGCACGTCGCCCTGGCCGTTTTCGATAAAGGTCGTGGTGGAGCCACGTGCACCGGAAGCGAGCACGAGCACGTTCTGGAACAGTTTCTTGATGAAGTCCTTGACCTTGGCCTCGTCATTGTTGTACTGCTTTTCGGCCCATGCCCAGGCGGCGAGGTAGTTCCAGCGTGCGCCACCGGAAGTTTTCGGGTTCGGCGTGATGATGCCAACGCCCGGCTTCACGAGGTCACCCCAGTCCTTCAGGTTCTTCGGGTTGCCCTTGCGGACCAGGAACACGATGGTGGATGTATACGGGGAACTATTCAGCGGGAATTCCTTGACCCAACCGTTTTCGATGAGGCCCGCGTCGCGCACTGCGTTCACGTCGAATTCGAGGGCGAGAGTCACCACGTCGGCTTCGAGACCGTTGGCCACTTCCAGAGCCTGCTTGCCGGAACCGCCGTGAGACTGCGTGATTTCCACTTCGCCACCGGTCTTTTCTTTCCAGTGCTTCTTGAAGACTTCGTTGTAGTTCGCGTAGAGTTCGCGGGTCGGGTCGTAAGACACGTTGGTGAGCGTCTGCTTTTCAACCTTCTTGACGGAAGTTTCGCTCTTCTGCTCGTCAGAAGATGAGCATGCGCTAAAACC
Above is a window of Fibrobacter sp. DNA encoding:
- a CDS encoding sulfate ABC transporter substrate-binding protein, encoding MNQNFVKSAIAASLLIAGTIGFSACSSSDEQKSETSVKKVEKQTLTNVSYDPTRELYANYNEVFKKHWKEKTGGEVEITQSHGGSGKQALEVANGLEADVVTLALEFDVNAVRDAGLIENGWVKEFPLNSSPYTSTIVFLVRKGNPKNLKDWGDLVKPGVGIITPNPKTSGGARWNYLAAWAWAEKQYNNDEAKVKDFIKKLFQNVLVLASGARGSTTTFIENGQGDVLLAWENEAFLALKDYPNDYEIVIPSISILAEPSVAIVDKVVDKRGTRELATEYLNYLYSDDGQHIAAKNHYRPSNKAILDQYKEFDQNVNLISIEHFGGWDKAQGTHFSNGGVFDQIYEKK
- a CDS encoding ORF6N domain-containing protein, coding for MIRDKQVLLDSDLAILYGVETKRINEQVKRNIERFPAEFCFQLDKLEFENWKSQFATSNSDKMGLRKAPFAFTEQGVAMLSAVLHSEKAIRVSIDIMKAFVAMRHYMMLNGGFVNRLANVESKVIDQDARLLDHEHKFDTIFEAMDRGELKTKGIFYESQEFDAYAFACGLIRQAQKNIVLVDNYVDETTLLMMLKRKKGVSVTIYTYNKSKIFELDLQKYNAQYADCPITILPNTNTHDRFLFIDETSYHFGASLKDLGKKTFFCSKEDFTLEEVLKETQNKRIR